A window from Pseudomonas kribbensis encodes these proteins:
- a CDS encoding DUF748 domain-containing protein, which translates to MKPHMPKGLIRAIGALLTALALYSLLGFLILPGIALRVANQQLANYATVPAHIQRIELNPFSLEVTLWGLVIGEPGKEQVGFERLYANLQLDSLWTKALHLSDIELDKPKTEILFAKDGKLNLLGLFKLPASEPTPADPNAKPFPLRIDRIKLAGGNVHFEDARPSEPIEFLYDKLDFELNNLSTLPEDNADMTLVAIGPAGGQIDWKGNFSLIPIASEGTLKVTDGQMKAFWPYVRDAVPLVLENGVVSLSTDYKLNLSKETELLLSNVAVSVAPFAIKAPDGRPLAKLDRLDVSETTVDLAKQQVVVGKIRSQKLETWAALEADGQLDWQKLFASQPSKPAAKAAAEPKSTPAAADSPKTEPAAPGKPWQVLLKDVQLRDYKVHLADRSAKPEVTLDVTPLNVDLQNFDSLNGSPFNVKLDAGLGKQGKINADGVVNLAPVTAQLNVKTQDIDLRVAQSYINPFIRLELRSGMLGSDLKVNLKSTEPLALSVTGRAQVDQLHTLDTLKTRDFLKWQQVVVEGLNYQHGDSLSIDRINLFQPYARFMINDDRTTNIDDLLIPQPADSGAKTAAAKPASNSKPLGIHIGGIVINDGSANFADFSLTPNFATAIQQLNGQIGTIDSRQAKPASVDVKGKVDRYAPVTIKGAVNPFDPMASLDIATSFKRVELTTLTPYSGKFAGYRIRKGRLNLDLHYLITKGQLKAENKVVVEQLQLGEKVDSPDAVSLPLKLAIALLKDVDGKISIELPVTGDLNNPQFSVMPIVWQTLRNLIVKAAAAPFKLIGGLVSGGGSEDLGTVSFAPGSSELNKDAEAALVKLSQALKERPALRLEIEGTAAQSSDGPLLAEQRLEREYQYNYYKMLQRRGDKVPAQASLIQVPDNEKGPLLEGIYRTRLKTQPPAEWKDLGKEERTAKMRADVIKFWSSSDVLLRQLGQDRASSIKDYLVDKGQLADDRVYFIDANLGEAESDGRVVTQMHLDAE; encoded by the coding sequence ATGAAGCCGCACATGCCCAAAGGATTGATTCGCGCGATTGGCGCCCTGTTGACTGCTCTGGCCCTCTACAGCCTGCTGGGGTTTCTGATTCTGCCGGGCATCGCGCTCCGCGTGGCCAACCAGCAACTGGCCAACTACGCCACGGTGCCTGCGCACATCCAGCGTATCGAACTCAATCCGTTCAGCCTTGAAGTCACGCTGTGGGGCCTGGTCATCGGCGAGCCGGGCAAGGAACAGGTCGGTTTCGAACGCCTGTACGCCAACCTGCAACTCGACAGCCTGTGGACAAAAGCCCTGCACCTGTCCGACATCGAACTGGACAAACCGAAGACCGAAATCCTGTTCGCCAAGGACGGCAAACTCAATCTGCTCGGTCTGTTCAAACTGCCGGCCAGCGAACCGACGCCGGCCGATCCGAATGCCAAGCCGTTTCCGCTGCGTATCGACCGGATCAAACTGGCTGGCGGCAACGTGCATTTCGAGGATGCACGCCCGAGCGAGCCGATCGAATTCCTCTACGACAAACTCGACTTCGAACTGAACAACCTCAGCACCCTGCCTGAAGACAACGCCGACATGACTCTGGTCGCCATCGGCCCGGCTGGCGGGCAGATCGACTGGAAAGGCAATTTCAGCCTGATCCCGATTGCCTCCGAAGGCACGCTCAAAGTCACCGACGGCCAGATGAAAGCGTTCTGGCCCTACGTACGCGACGCGGTGCCGCTGGTGCTGGAAAACGGCGTGGTCAGCCTGAGCACCGACTACAAGCTCAACCTGTCCAAGGAAACCGAACTGCTGTTGAGCAACGTGGCGGTCAGCGTTGCGCCGTTTGCGATCAAGGCACCGGACGGACGTCCGCTGGCGAAACTCGACCGCCTCGACGTCAGCGAAACCACCGTGGACCTGGCCAAGCAACAAGTGGTGGTCGGCAAGATCCGCAGCCAGAAGCTCGAAACCTGGGCCGCCCTCGAAGCGGACGGGCAACTGGACTGGCAGAAACTGTTCGCCAGCCAGCCGTCCAAACCTGCCGCCAAAGCAGCGGCTGAGCCCAAAAGCACTCCGGCCGCCGCCGACTCGCCAAAAACGGAACCGGCCGCGCCGGGCAAGCCATGGCAAGTGCTGCTCAAGGACGTGCAACTGCGTGACTACAAAGTGCACCTGGCGGACCGCTCGGCGAAGCCCGAGGTCACGCTGGATGTCACGCCGCTGAACGTCGATCTGCAGAATTTCGACAGCCTCAACGGCTCGCCCTTCAACGTCAAACTCGACGCTGGCCTGGGCAAGCAAGGCAAGATCAACGCCGACGGCGTGGTCAACCTGGCGCCGGTCACCGCCCAGCTCAACGTGAAGACCCAGGACATCGACCTGCGCGTCGCCCAGTCCTACATCAACCCGTTCATTCGTCTGGAACTGCGCAGCGGCATGCTCGGCAGCGACCTGAAAGTGAACCTGAAAAGTACCGAGCCGCTGGCACTCAGCGTCACCGGTCGCGCTCAGGTCGATCAATTGCACACCCTCGACACCCTGAAGACCCGGGACTTCCTCAAGTGGCAGCAAGTGGTGGTCGAAGGCCTGAATTACCAACACGGCGACAGCCTGTCGATCGACAGGATCAACCTGTTCCAGCCGTATGCGCGCTTCATGATCAACGATGACCGCACCACCAACATCGATGATTTGCTGATCCCGCAACCTGCCGACTCCGGGGCGAAAACCGCGGCGGCCAAACCCGCCAGTAACTCGAAACCGTTGGGCATTCACATCGGCGGCATCGTGATCAATGACGGCTCGGCCAACTTCGCCGACTTCAGCCTGACGCCGAACTTCGCCACGGCGATCCAGCAGCTCAACGGCCAGATCGGTACCATCGACAGTCGTCAGGCGAAACCCGCCAGCGTCGACGTCAAGGGCAAGGTCGATCGTTATGCGCCGGTGACCATCAAAGGCGCGGTCAACCCGTTCGACCCGATGGCCAGCCTCGACATCGCCACCAGTTTCAAACGGGTCGAACTGACCACCCTGACCCCCTACTCCGGCAAGTTCGCCGGTTACCGGATCCGCAAGGGCCGGCTCAATCTCGACCTGCATTACCTGATCACCAAGGGCCAGCTCAAGGCCGAGAACAAAGTGGTGGTCGAACAACTGCAACTGGGCGAGAAGGTCGACAGCCCGGATGCCGTGAGCCTGCCGCTGAAACTGGCGATTGCGCTGCTCAAGGACGTGGACGGCAAGATTTCCATCGAGCTGCCGGTCACCGGCGACCTGAACAACCCGCAATTCAGCGTGATGCCGATTGTCTGGCAGACCCTGCGCAACCTGATCGTCAAAGCCGCCGCCGCACCTTTCAAGCTGATTGGCGGTCTGGTCAGTGGTGGCGGATCGGAAGATCTGGGCACCGTTTCCTTCGCACCGGGTTCCAGTGAACTGAACAAGGATGCCGAAGCGGCGCTGGTCAAATTGTCCCAGGCCTTGAAAGAGCGTCCGGCCCTGCGTCTGGAAATCGAAGGCACTGCCGCACAAAGCAGCGACGGCCCGTTGCTTGCCGAGCAGCGTCTGGAACGCGAATACCAGTACAACTACTACAAGATGCTCCAGCGTCGTGGCGACAAGGTGCCGGCCCAGGCCTCGCTGATCCAGGTACCGGACAACGAAAAAGGTCCGCTGCTTGAAGGTATCTACCGCACCCGTCTGAAAACCCAGCCACCGGCTGAATGGAAGGATCTGGGCAAGGAAGAACGCACGGCGAAAATGCGCGCCGACGTGATCAAGTTCTGGAGTTCCAGCGATGTGCTGTTGCGCCAGCTCGGCCAGGACCGTGCCAGCAGCATCAAGGATTACCTGGTGGACAAGGGCCAGTTGGCCGACGACCGTGTGTACTTCATCGACGCCAATCTTGGTGAAGCGGAAAGCGACGGTCGCGTGGTGACGCAAATGCATTTGGACGCCGAGTGA
- a CDS encoding prepilin peptidase — MSIDELFALYPLAFVFTALILGLVVGSFLNVVIWRLPKMLEREWRQQAHDVLGLPVETPLPVYNLMLPHSQCPHCAHRIRAWENIPLLSYLFLRGRCSSCAAPISKRYPLTELACGLLSAFIAWHLGFGWPACLLIVLTWGLLAMSLIDTEHQLLPDVLVLPLLWLGLIVNSFGLFVSLHDAMWGAVAGYMALWSVFWLFKLLTGKDGIGHGDFKLLALLGAWGGWQILPLTILLSSLVGAVLGVILLKLRDRKTSTPIPFGPYLAIAGWIALLWGGQITDFYWQFVGLK; from the coding sequence ATGTCCATCGACGAACTCTTCGCCCTCTATCCGCTGGCCTTTGTCTTCACTGCTCTGATACTCGGGCTGGTGGTGGGCAGCTTCCTCAATGTGGTGATCTGGCGCCTGCCGAAAATGCTCGAGCGCGAATGGCGCCAGCAGGCCCACGACGTGCTCGGGCTGCCCGTCGAAACGCCGTTGCCGGTCTACAACCTGATGTTGCCGCACTCGCAATGCCCGCATTGCGCTCACCGCATTCGTGCGTGGGAAAACATCCCGCTGCTCAGCTACCTGTTTTTGCGCGGGCGCTGCTCGTCATGCGCGGCGCCGATCAGCAAGCGTTATCCACTGACCGAACTGGCCTGCGGCCTGCTCTCGGCGTTCATCGCCTGGCACCTGGGCTTCGGCTGGCCGGCATGCCTGCTGATCGTGCTGACCTGGGGCTTGCTGGCGATGAGCCTGATCGACACCGAGCATCAGCTGTTGCCCGACGTGCTGGTGCTGCCGCTGCTGTGGCTGGGGTTGATCGTCAACAGCTTCGGCCTGTTCGTCTCGCTGCACGATGCGATGTGGGGCGCGGTGGCCGGTTACATGGCGCTGTGGTCGGTGTTCTGGCTGTTCAAGCTGCTCACCGGCAAGGACGGCATCGGTCACGGCGACTTCAAGCTGCTGGCACTGCTGGGGGCCTGGGGAGGCTGGCAGATTCTGCCGCTGACCATTCTCCTGTCGTCGCTGGTGGGGGCCGTACTGGGGGTGATTCTGCTCAAGCTGCGCGACCGGAAAACCTCGACGCCAATCCCCTTCGGGCCCTATCTGGCAATTGCCGGCTGGATTGCCTTGCTCTGGGGTGGTCAAATAACCGACTTCTATTGGCAGTTTGTCGGTTTGAAATGA
- a CDS encoding class I SAM-dependent rRNA methyltransferase → MSSLNQALRAALDQRQDLLAELHLQGTDCYRLFHGSQEGAGGLTVDRYGPQLMVQSFHQTLELADLLQLHATVNETLGLQTLLVYNDRSRGNSRIDREDSVYRADDAALVDLVGHEWGLNYRVRGRHAGQDPLLFLDLRNTRGWVKDHAKGKSVLNLFAYTCGVGLSAAAGGAREVCNLDFAEGNLAVGRENGLLNPQLPTMEFIQSDYFPAIRQLAGLPISQRRGQKLPSYQRLEQRQYDLVLLDPPAWAKSAFGTVDLLRDYQSLLKPALLTTAENGVLICCNNLAKVSMDDWREQVLRCAEKAGRPVREWSVMTPGRDFPSLDGQPPLKTLILQL, encoded by the coding sequence ATGTCTTCCCTGAATCAGGCGCTGCGCGCCGCCCTCGATCAACGCCAGGATCTGCTCGCCGAGCTGCACCTCCAGGGCACCGACTGCTATCGCCTGTTCCACGGCAGCCAGGAAGGCGCCGGCGGCCTGACCGTCGACCGCTACGGCCCGCAACTGATGGTGCAGAGTTTCCACCAGACACTGGAACTCGCCGACCTGCTGCAACTGCACGCCACGGTGAACGAAACGCTGGGCTTGCAAACCTTGCTGGTCTACAACGACCGCTCCCGTGGCAACTCGCGCATCGACCGCGAAGACAGCGTCTACCGCGCCGACGATGCAGCATTGGTTGATCTGGTCGGCCACGAGTGGGGCCTGAACTACCGCGTGCGCGGACGCCACGCCGGCCAGGATCCGCTGCTGTTCCTCGACCTGCGCAACACCCGCGGCTGGGTCAAGGATCACGCCAAGGGCAAAAGCGTGCTCAACCTGTTCGCCTACACCTGCGGCGTCGGCCTCAGTGCGGCCGCCGGCGGTGCGCGTGAGGTGTGCAACCTGGATTTCGCCGAGGGCAACCTGGCAGTCGGCCGTGAGAACGGTTTGCTCAATCCGCAGCTGCCAACCATGGAATTCATCCAGTCCGACTACTTCCCGGCGATCCGCCAGCTGGCCGGTCTGCCGATCAGCCAGCGTCGCGGGCAGAAACTGCCGAGCTATCAACGCCTCGAACAACGCCAATACGATTTGGTGTTGCTCGACCCACCGGCGTGGGCCAAAAGTGCGTTCGGCACCGTCGACCTGCTGCGCGATTATCAGAGCCTGCTCAAGCCAGCCCTGCTGACCACCGCCGAAAACGGCGTGCTGATCTGCTGCAACAACCTGGCAAAAGTCAGCATGGACGACTGGCGCGAACAGGTGCTGCGTTGCGCCGAGAAAGCCGGGCGCCCGGTGCGCGAATGGAGCGTGATGACCCCGGGCCGGGATTTCCCTTCACTGGACGGGCAACCGCCGCTCAAGACGCTGATTCTCCAGCTCTGA
- the yacG gene encoding DNA gyrase inhibitor YacG, translating to MSQTPTVNCPTCGAPVEFTPANKFRPFCSDRCKLIDLGAWASEEHKIPVAPDAEDELFSGDFDPRH from the coding sequence ATGAGCCAGACCCCAACCGTTAATTGCCCGACCTGCGGCGCCCCGGTGGAATTCACCCCCGCAAACAAATTCCGGCCGTTCTGCTCGGACCGCTGCAAGCTGATCGACCTCGGCGCCTGGGCGTCGGAAGAACACAAGATTCCGGTAGCCCCGGATGCCGAGGACGAACTGTTTTCCGGCGACTTCGACCCGCGCCACTGA
- a CDS encoding BON domain-containing protein, with product MKKFAITAAAATALTLTMATGAFAQSTQATQAPMTLAAGEMTKAKEATSDTWITTKVKSDLVTEKGIPGTDIKVETNKGVVSLSSTVAVTEAQKKMAVDITKKIKGVKAVSADGLKAE from the coding sequence ATGAAGAAGTTCGCTATCACTGCCGCTGCTGCTACCGCGCTGACCCTGACCATGGCCACCGGCGCATTCGCACAATCCACCCAGGCGACCCAGGCTCCAATGACTCTGGCTGCCGGTGAAATGACCAAGGCGAAAGAAGCCACTTCCGACACCTGGATCACCACCAAAGTCAAAAGCGACCTGGTGACCGAAAAAGGCATTCCAGGCACTGACATCAAAGTAGAAACCAACAAAGGCGTCGTGTCTCTGTCCTCCACTGTTGCAGTGACAGAAGCACAGAAAAAAATGGCCGTAGACATCACCAAGAAAATCAAAGGCGTCAAAGCGGTCTCCGCTGACGGCCTGAAAGCCGAGTAA
- the coaE gene encoding dephospho-CoA kinase (Dephospho-CoA kinase (CoaE) performs the final step in coenzyme A biosynthesis.) has translation MNTPVEKPWILGLTGGIGSGKSAAAQHFIDLGVHVVDADHAARWVVEPGRPALAKIAEHFGPDVLQADGTLDRAALRKLIFEVPEQRRWLEALLHPLIAEEIAHHLALAKSPYAILVSPLLIESGQYSMTQRILVIDAPQQLQIERTLQRDQTSEQQVQAILKAQSSREDRVSRADDVVVNDRDLAWLHSEVERLHHFYLTLSGGQS, from the coding sequence ATGAATACCCCTGTGGAAAAACCCTGGATTCTCGGCCTGACCGGCGGCATCGGCAGCGGCAAAAGCGCTGCCGCCCAGCACTTCATCGATCTTGGTGTCCATGTGGTGGACGCCGATCATGCAGCGCGCTGGGTGGTTGAACCGGGGCGCCCGGCGCTGGCGAAAATTGCCGAGCACTTCGGCCCCGATGTCCTGCAGGCCGACGGCACGCTGGATCGCGCGGCGCTACGCAAGCTGATCTTCGAAGTGCCGGAGCAACGCCGCTGGCTCGAAGCGCTGCTGCATCCGCTGATCGCCGAGGAAATCGCCCATCACCTGGCGCTGGCAAAATCACCTTACGCGATTCTGGTTTCACCGCTGTTGATCGAGTCCGGACAGTACTCGATGACCCAGCGAATCCTGGTGATCGATGCGCCGCAGCAACTGCAGATCGAACGTACCCTGCAGCGTGACCAGACCAGCGAACAGCAGGTCCAGGCGATCCTCAAGGCCCAATCCAGCCGCGAAGACCGCGTGAGCCGTGCCGATGATGTGGTGGTCAACGACCGCGACCTCGCCTGGCTGCACAGCGAGGTCGAGCGCCTGCATCACTTTTACCTGACTTTATCCGGAGGCCAGTCATGA
- a CDS encoding DUF2845 domain-containing protein encodes MNSQWLAAIALALVASQASASDTLRCGSQLVSLGDRASEVLQKCGEPVSRDVLGYKRSANRREEFQVEEWTYGPSNGMYQYLRFEGNRLRQINSKRGD; translated from the coding sequence ATGAACAGTCAATGGCTGGCCGCAATCGCGCTGGCGCTCGTCGCCAGCCAGGCTTCGGCATCCGATACCCTGCGCTGTGGCAGCCAGTTGGTCAGCCTCGGTGATCGCGCCAGCGAGGTACTGCAGAAATGCGGTGAACCGGTCAGCCGCGACGTGCTGGGCTACAAGCGCAGCGCCAATCGCCGTGAAGAGTTTCAGGTCGAGGAATGGACCTACGGCCCAAGCAACGGCATGTATCAATACCTGCGCTTCGAAGGCAATCGCCTGCGGCAGATCAACAGCAAGCGCGGCGACTGA
- the pilB gene encoding type IV-A pilus assembly ATPase PilB translates to MNDIALSGLAKQLVQAELLTEKSAQQAWQQAQRNRLSLVSYLVQNKLVKSWQVAEIASEHFGMAFLDLNCLDKETQPKGLVSEKLVRQHHALPLWRRGNKLFVGISDPSNHQAINDIQFSTGLTTEAILVEDDKLTDAIEKFFDTHASGLEDMADVDLDGLDVESVDDSKQDAIGGMDADDAPVVRFVHKMLLDAIKSGSSDLHFEPYEKNYRVRVRTDGILREVAKPPIQLAGRIAARLKVMASLDISERRKPQDGRLKMRLSKTKSIDFRVNTLPTLWGEKVVIRILDPSSAQIGIDALGYEPEQKELYLAALKQPQGMILVTGPTGSGKTVSLYTGLNILNTVDINISTAEDPVEINMEGINQVNVNPKQGLDFAQALRSFLRQDPDVIMVGEIRDLETAEIAIKAAQTGHLVLSTLHTNSAAETLTRLHNMGIPGFNIATSVSLIIAQRLARKLCSHCKKPIEIPRETLLKEGFPEERIGSFTIYEPVGCDQCNGGYKGRTGIYEVVRNTPELQRLIMAEGNSLEIDSQMRLDGFNDLRTSGLIKAMQGITSLEEINRVTKD, encoded by the coding sequence ATGAATGACATCGCTCTGAGCGGTCTGGCCAAGCAATTGGTCCAGGCCGAACTGCTCACGGAAAAAAGCGCCCAGCAAGCCTGGCAGCAAGCCCAGCGCAATCGCCTGTCGCTGGTCAGCTATCTGGTACAGAACAAACTGGTAAAAAGTTGGCAGGTCGCCGAAATCGCCTCGGAGCATTTCGGCATGGCGTTCCTCGACCTCAACTGCCTGGACAAGGAAACCCAGCCCAAGGGCCTGGTCAGCGAAAAACTGGTTCGCCAGCACCATGCCCTGCCCCTGTGGCGACGCGGCAATAAACTGTTCGTGGGGATCTCCGACCCGAGCAATCACCAGGCGATCAACGACATTCAGTTCAGCACCGGGCTGACCACCGAAGCCATTCTGGTGGAGGACGACAAGCTCACCGATGCCATCGAGAAATTCTTCGACACCCACGCCTCCGGGCTGGAAGACATGGCCGATGTCGACCTAGACGGGCTGGACGTCGAATCCGTCGATGACAGCAAACAGGACGCCATCGGTGGAATGGACGCCGACGACGCGCCGGTGGTGCGCTTCGTCCACAAGATGCTGCTGGATGCGATCAAGAGCGGCTCTTCCGACCTGCACTTCGAGCCCTACGAAAAAAACTACCGGGTGCGGGTGCGTACCGACGGCATCCTGCGTGAGGTGGCCAAACCGCCGATTCAACTGGCCGGGCGCATCGCCGCCCGGCTGAAGGTCATGGCCAGCCTCGACATCTCGGAACGCCGCAAACCCCAGGACGGGCGTCTGAAAATGCGCCTGTCGAAAACCAAGTCGATCGACTTCCGGGTCAACACCCTGCCGACGCTGTGGGGCGAGAAAGTGGTGATCCGGATTCTCGACCCGTCCAGCGCGCAGATCGGCATCGACGCCCTCGGCTACGAGCCGGAGCAGAAAGAGCTGTACCTGGCCGCCCTGAAACAGCCGCAAGGCATGATCCTGGTCACCGGCCCCACCGGCTCCGGCAAGACCGTTTCGCTGTACACCGGACTGAACATCCTCAATACCGTCGACATCAACATCTCCACCGCCGAAGACCCGGTGGAGATCAACATGGAAGGCATCAACCAGGTCAACGTCAACCCGAAGCAGGGGCTGGATTTCGCCCAGGCCCTGCGCTCGTTCCTGCGTCAGGACCCGGACGTGATCATGGTCGGTGAGATACGCGACCTCGAGACAGCGGAGATTGCGATCAAGGCTGCACAGACCGGTCACCTTGTACTGTCCACGCTGCACACCAACAGCGCGGCGGAAACGTTGACCCGCTTGCACAACATGGGCATTCCAGGCTTCAACATCGCCACCTCGGTCAGCCTGATCATCGCCCAGCGACTGGCGCGAAAACTCTGCAGCCACTGCAAGAAGCCCATCGAAATTCCCCGCGAAACCCTGCTCAAGGAAGGCTTTCCCGAGGAACGCATCGGCAGTTTCACGATCTATGAGCCCGTCGGTTGCGATCAATGCAACGGCGGCTACAAGGGCCGCACCGGCATCTATGAAGTGGTCAGGAACACGCCCGAACTGCAACGGCTGATCATGGCCGAGGGCAACTCACTGGAAATCGACAGCCAGATGCGCCTGGACGGCTTCAACGACCTGCGCACCTCGGGACTGATCAAGGCCATGCAAGGCATCACCAGCCTTGAAGAAATCAACCGGGTTACCAAGGACTGA
- a CDS encoding pilin: protein MKKQQGFTLIELLIVVAIIGILATIALPQYTKYQARSKVTAGLAEISALKVPFEDTINQGTDPNSTLVTGSATYVTTNCGTVSVSGTANTGAGTIVCTIANAPAPVLGKTITLTRTGGATGNVAGVWSCASTVNPDYAPKGCPGSGT, encoded by the coding sequence ATGAAAAAACAACAAGGTTTCACTCTGATCGAGCTGCTGATCGTCGTGGCGATCATCGGTATCCTGGCCACCATTGCGCTGCCGCAATACACCAAGTACCAGGCACGGTCCAAGGTGACGGCGGGGCTGGCGGAAATCAGCGCGCTGAAAGTGCCGTTCGAGGACACCATCAATCAAGGTACCGACCCGAACAGTACGCTGGTGACCGGTTCCGCAACTTATGTAACGACCAACTGCGGTACTGTCAGCGTGTCGGGTACGGCGAATACCGGGGCAGGCACCATCGTTTGCACCATCGCGAATGCACCGGCGCCTGTGCTGGGCAAAACCATTACGCTGACCCGTACCGGCGGCGCCACCGGTAACGTGGCCGGGGTCTGGAGCTGCGCTTCGACAGTCAACCCTGACTACGCCCCTAAAGGTTGCCCAGGCAGCGGTACTTGA
- a CDS encoding energy-coupling factor ABC transporter permease, whose amino-acid sequence MIGAELLSSTSLALGWLIYLPVLLWAICRAPWVELFSDSRRQHLLFGTVFALFLLWMVRRDFDTGVSYHFIGMTAVTLLLDWPLAIVGGLVAQIGLVLLGRQDLVAVGVNGALLILLPVLITEGVAILVERAQPRNPFVYIFCSGFFAAALSALSCLILSLTLLWYDGLFAMPEWLEDFIGYLWLLIFPEAFINGMVISALVVFCPEWLETFNRTRYLSAPWKDDDPKS is encoded by the coding sequence ATGATCGGTGCAGAACTGCTGTCATCGACGAGTCTGGCCCTCGGCTGGCTGATTTACCTGCCGGTGCTGCTCTGGGCGATCTGCCGCGCGCCGTGGGTCGAGTTATTCAGCGACAGCCGTCGTCAGCACTTGCTGTTTGGCACTGTGTTCGCGCTGTTTCTGTTGTGGATGGTGCGCAGGGACTTCGACACGGGCGTGTCGTATCACTTCATCGGCATGACCGCCGTGACCTTGCTGCTCGACTGGCCGCTGGCGATTGTCGGCGGGCTGGTGGCGCAGATCGGGCTGGTTCTGCTGGGCCGCCAGGATCTGGTGGCGGTCGGGGTCAACGGCGCGTTGTTGATCCTGTTGCCGGTGCTGATCACCGAGGGTGTGGCGATCCTGGTCGAACGGGCGCAACCGCGTAATCCGTTTGTGTATATCTTCTGCTCCGGCTTCTTCGCGGCGGCCTTGTCGGCGCTGTCCTGTCTGATTCTGAGCCTGACCTTGCTCTGGTACGACGGCCTGTTCGCCATGCCGGAGTGGCTGGAAGACTTCATCGGTTATCTGTGGCTGCTGATTTTTCCGGAAGCGTTCATCAACGGCATGGTGATCAGCGCGCTGGTGGTGTTCTGCCCGGAATGGCTGGAGACCTTCAACCGCACCCGCTACCTTTCGGCGCCCTGGAAGGACGACGATCCCAAGTCTTGA
- a CDS encoding type II secretion system F family protein has translation MAVKAAKISVYAWEGTDKKGSRISGELSGQNPALIKAQLRKQGINPGKVRKKSASLLNFGKRIKPLDIALFTRQMATMMKAGVPLLQSFDIIGEGFENPAMRKLVDEVKQEVAAGNSFAAALRKKPQYFDELYCNLVDAGEQSGALDTLLERVATYKEKSESLKAKIKKAMTYPTAVILVAAVVTGILLVKVVPQFQSVFSGFGAELPAFTLMVIGLSEFMQQWWWAILGVLIVAFFGTRHALKKSPALRDRRDAWLLKLPLVGTMMYKSAVARFARTLSTTFAAGVPLVEALDSVAGATGNVVFKRAVLRIRQDVATGMQLNFSMRTSGIFPNMAVQMTAIGEESGALDDMLDKVAGFYEEEVDNMVDNLTSLMEPFVMVVLGVIVGGLVVAMYLPIFQLGSAI, from the coding sequence ATGGCCGTCAAGGCAGCGAAAATCAGCGTCTACGCCTGGGAAGGCACCGACAAGAAAGGCAGCCGGATCAGCGGCGAACTGAGCGGACAAAACCCCGCGCTGATCAAGGCCCAGTTGCGCAAGCAGGGCATCAACCCCGGCAAGGTGCGCAAGAAATCCGCGTCGTTGCTGAATTTCGGCAAACGCATCAAGCCGCTGGACATCGCCCTGTTCACCCGGCAGATGGCGACCATGATGAAGGCCGGCGTGCCGTTGCTGCAGTCATTCGACATCATCGGCGAAGGCTTCGAGAACCCGGCGATGCGCAAGCTGGTGGACGAGGTGAAACAGGAAGTCGCCGCCGGTAACAGCTTCGCCGCGGCCCTGCGCAAGAAGCCGCAATACTTCGACGAGTTGTATTGCAACCTGGTCGATGCCGGCGAGCAGTCCGGTGCTCTCGACACCCTGCTCGAGCGCGTGGCGACCTACAAGGAGAAGAGCGAAAGCCTCAAGGCCAAGATCAAGAAAGCCATGACCTACCCCACCGCCGTGATTCTGGTGGCGGCGGTCGTCACCGGCATTCTGCTGGTGAAAGTGGTGCCGCAGTTCCAGTCGGTATTTTCCGGCTTCGGTGCCGAACTGCCGGCGTTCACCCTGATGGTGATCGGTCTGTCGGAGTTCATGCAGCAATGGTGGTGGGCGATTCTGGGTGTGCTGATCGTGGCGTTTTTCGGCACCCGCCATGCCTTGAAGAAATCCCCGGCCCTGCGTGACCGACGTGATGCCTGGCTGCTGAAACTGCCACTGGTGGGCACCATGATGTACAAGTCCGCCGTCGCCCGTTTTGCCCGGACCCTGTCGACCACGTTTGCCGCCGGCGTGCCGCTGGTCGAAGCGCTGGACTCGGTCGCCGGAGCCACCGGCAACGTGGTGTTCAAGCGCGCGGTGCTGCGCATTCGCCAGGACGTGGCCACCGGCATGCAGTTGAATTTCTCGATGCGCACCAGCGGAATCTTTCCGAACATGGCCGTGCAGATGACCGCCATCGGCGAAGAATCCGGCGCCCTGGACGACATGCTCGACAAGGTGGCCGGGTTCTACGAGGAAGAAGTGGATAACATGGTCGACAACCTCACCAGTCTGATGGAGCCTTTCGTCATGGTGGTACTCGGGGTGATCGTCGGCGGGCTGGTCGTGGCCATGTACTTGCCGATCTTCCAACTCGGCTCAGCGATCTGA